One region of Quercus lobata isolate SW786 chromosome 2, ValleyOak3.0 Primary Assembly, whole genome shotgun sequence genomic DNA includes:
- the LOC115972699 gene encoding uncharacterized protein LOC115972699, with protein sequence MPLKEVKKETVVNFIQTHLIYRYGVPHYIITDNGLNRLIIELCEKFGFKQYNSSMYNAPTNGLAEAFNKTLGSLLKKVVSKTKRDWHERIREALYAYRITFRSPTQATPYSLVYGVEVVLPLERQIPLLWITI encoded by the coding sequence ATGCCTCTTAAGGAGGTGAAGAAAGAAACAGTGGTTAATTTCATTCAAACTCATTTGATCTATCGGTATGGTGTCCCTCATTACATCATAACTGATAATGGCCTCAATAGGCTTATAATAGAGCTATGTGAGAAGTTTGGCTTTAAGCAATATAATTCTTCCATGTATAATGCCCCAACAAATGGACTAGCTGAAGCATTTAACAAAACACTTGGTAGTTTGTTGAAGAAGGTGGTATCCAAGACAAAGCGAGACTGGCACGAAAGAATCAGAGAAGCATTATATGCATATCGAATAACATTTCGATCACCTACTCAAGCGACACCATATTCTCTTGTTTATGGAGTGGAAGTCGTCCTTCCCTTAGAACGACAAATCCCATTATTATGGATTACCATTTAG